Proteins from a genomic interval of Neisseria arctica:
- the serC gene encoding phosphoserine transaminase, with translation MLPTPIYNFSAGPAILPESVLRTAQSEMFDYNGTGFSVMTMSHRSDVFMSILYHAEQDLRQLMDIPDNYKVLFLQGGASAQFNMVVMNLANGFKRVDSVVTGNWSRIAHSQMGKLSDVDVHLAAHGGEQFNYTNLPPVSSWDIDPKSAFVHFVINETVHGLQYREVPKLEDGMPPLVCDMSSEILSRKINVSDFGVIYAGAQKNIGPSGATIVIIREDLLDRCSSHIPDVWNYKAHIEKQGMYNTPATYPIYISGLVFRWLQSQGGVEQMETINTLKAKTLYEAIDNSGGFYINKVHPGARSKMNVIFHTGNKELDELFAQESTTRGLQLLRGYKSMGGMRASIYNAMTLQGVEALIDFMQEFQRRYG, from the coding sequence ATGCTTCCTACTCCGATTTATAACTTTTCAGCCGGCCCCGCTATTTTACCCGAGTCGGTTTTGCGCACCGCTCAAAGCGAAATGTTTGATTACAACGGCACCGGCTTTTCTGTGATGACCATGAGCCACCGTTCGGATGTATTTATGAGTATTCTCTATCATGCCGAACAAGATCTGCGCCAGCTGATGGACATCCCCGACAATTACAAAGTATTGTTTTTGCAGGGCGGTGCCAGCGCGCAATTTAATATGGTGGTGATGAACCTGGCCAACGGCTTCAAACGTGTGGATTCGGTGGTAACAGGCAACTGGAGCCGTATCGCCCACAGCCAGATGGGCAAACTTTCCGACGTTGACGTACATTTGGCGGCCCACGGCGGCGAGCAATTCAACTACACCAACCTTCCCCCTGTGAGCTCTTGGGATATTGATCCGAAATCCGCCTTTGTGCATTTTGTGATCAACGAAACGGTACACGGCCTGCAATACCGTGAAGTTCCCAAATTGGAAGACGGCATGCCTCCTTTGGTATGCGATATGTCGAGTGAGATTTTGTCGCGTAAAATCAATGTCAGCGATTTCGGTGTGATTTACGCAGGTGCGCAAAAAAATATCGGCCCCTCGGGCGCAACGATTGTAATTATCCGCGAAGATTTGCTTGATCGTTGCTCCAGCCATATCCCTGACGTTTGGAACTACAAAGCGCATATCGAAAAACAAGGCATGTACAATACGCCGGCCACTTATCCGATTTACATTTCCGGCTTGGTATTCCGCTGGTTGCAATCCCAAGGCGGCGTGGAGCAGATGGAAACCATTAATACATTAAAAGCCAAAACGCTATATGAGGCAATTGATAACAGCGGCGGCTTCTATATTAATAAAGTTCATCCGGGTGCCCGTTCGAAAATGAATGTAATCTTCCATACCGGCAATAAGGAATTGGATGAATTATTTGCACAAGAATCAACTACCCGCGGCTTGCAACTATTGCGCGGCTATAAATCGATGGGTGGCATGCGCGCCAGCATCTACAATGCAATGACTTTGCAAGGTGTAGAAGCACTTATCGACTTTATGCAGGAATTCCAACGCCGTTACGGTTAA
- the rimP gene encoding ribosome maturation factor RimP, which translates to MDIQTILDKTLPGLGYELVDFELTAQGDLRVFIDKEGGITVEDCATASNHLSRLFMVEDIDYKRLEVSSPGLDRPLKKAADFVRFAGQQAKIKTRLPIEGQKNFIGRIEGCENDTVRITFDGKTADIEISNIDKARLRPEFKF; encoded by the coding sequence ATGGATATTCAAACCATTCTGGATAAAACCCTGCCCGGTTTGGGCTACGAACTGGTCGACTTCGAGCTTACCGCTCAGGGCGACCTGCGTGTTTTTATTGATAAAGAAGGCGGTATTACCGTTGAAGATTGTGCGACGGCCAGTAACCACCTCAGCCGCCTTTTTATGGTGGAAGATATAGATTACAAGCGTTTGGAAGTATCTAGTCCGGGGCTGGACCGCCCGTTGAAAAAGGCTGCTGATTTCGTGCGTTTTGCAGGTCAGCAGGCAAAAATCAAAACGCGTCTGCCGATAGAAGGGCAAAAAAACTTCATCGGCCGCATCGAAGGTTGTGAAAACGATACCGTACGTATTACATTCGACGGAAAGACCGCCGATATTGAAATCAGCAATATCGACAAAGCCCGTCTGCGTCCCGAATTCAAATTTTAA
- the nusA gene encoding transcription termination factor NusA → MSREMLQLAEALASEKNVDTEVVFKALEFALSTAAKKKADREHMDVRVEINRDNGEYRTFRRWLIVADEDYTYPDVEKTIEEIQEEIPGTTIQIGEYYEEQLENEGFGRQAAQTAKQIILQRIRDAEREQILEDFLARKEDIVMGVVKRVERHGTIVEIGKLDALLPRDQMIPRENFRNGDRVRALFLRVDEIGNTGRKQVVLSRTSREFLVKLFEMEVPEIEDGLLEIKEAARDPGQRAKIAVKANDARIDPQGTCIGVRGSRVNAVTNELAGERIDVVLWSPETAQFVINALSPAEVSRIVIDEDKHAVDVIVAEDQLALAIGRGGQNVRLAADLTGWQLNIMTVAEAEERNEAENTAIRNLFIQHLNVDEETADVLVEEGFATLEEVAYVPVSEMLEIEGFDEAIVETLRNRARDAILTLAIASEEKLEDVAEDMKTLDGIDQEMLRDLAQAGITNRDDLAELSVDELIEITGVSEEEAKKVILAARAHWFNEEN, encoded by the coding sequence ATGAGTCGTGAAATGCTGCAGCTGGCCGAGGCATTGGCCAGCGAAAAAAACGTGGATACCGAAGTTGTTTTTAAGGCGCTTGAGTTCGCCCTTAGTACCGCCGCCAAGAAAAAGGCGGATAGAGAGCACATGGATGTGCGCGTGGAAATCAACCGTGATAACGGCGAATACCGTACTTTCCGCCGTTGGCTGATTGTTGCCGATGAAGATTATACTTATCCGGATGTTGAAAAAACCATTGAAGAAATTCAAGAGGAAATCCCGGGAACTACTATCCAAATCGGCGAGTATTACGAAGAACAGTTAGAAAACGAAGGTTTTGGCCGACAAGCCGCCCAAACCGCCAAGCAAATTATTTTGCAACGTATCCGTGATGCGGAGCGCGAGCAGATTTTGGAAGACTTCTTGGCCCGTAAAGAAGATATCGTTATGGGTGTGGTAAAGCGTGTGGAGCGTCATGGCACTATTGTGGAAATCGGCAAACTTGATGCTTTGCTGCCGCGTGACCAAATGATCCCGCGCGAAAATTTCCGCAACGGCGACCGTGTCCGCGCATTATTCTTGCGGGTAGATGAAATCGGTAATACAGGCCGTAAGCAGGTTGTCCTCAGCCGTACTTCACGCGAATTTCTTGTTAAGCTTTTTGAAATGGAAGTTCCTGAGATCGAAGACGGTTTGTTGGAAATCAAAGAAGCGGCACGTGATCCCGGTCAGCGCGCTAAAATCGCCGTGAAGGCCAATGATGCGCGTATCGATCCTCAGGGTACTTGTATCGGTGTGCGCGGTTCTCGTGTGAATGCCGTGACCAACGAGTTGGCCGGCGAGCGAATCGATGTGGTGTTGTGGTCTCCTGAAACCGCTCAATTTGTGATCAATGCGCTTTCGCCGGCGGAAGTAAGCCGAATCGTGATTGATGAAGACAAACATGCGGTAGATGTGATTGTTGCCGAAGACCAATTGGCGTTGGCCATCGGTCGTGGCGGCCAAAACGTACGCCTTGCTGCGGATTTGACCGGCTGGCAGCTGAATATTATGACTGTAGCTGAAGCCGAAGAACGGAACGAGGCTGAAAATACGGCTATCCGCAACCTCTTTATCCAACATTTGAATGTAGATGAAGAGACTGCCGATGTTTTGGTGGAAGAGGGTTTTGCTACTTTGGAAGAAGTTGCATACGTACCGGTCAGCGAAATGCTGGAAATCGAAGGTTTTGACGAAGCTATCGTGGAAACGCTGCGTAACCGCGCCCGTGATGCCATTCTTACTTTGGCGATCGCATCAGAAGAAAAATTGGAAGATGTGGCGGAGGACATGAAAACTCTAGACGGTATCGACCAAGAGATGTTGCGTGATCTGGCACAGGCCGGCATTACTAATCGTGATGATTTGGCCGAGTTGTCGGTAGATGAGCTGATTGAGATTACCGGCGTTAGCGAAGAGGAAGCCAAAAAAGTAATTTTGGCAGCCCGCGCTCACTGGTTTAATGAAGAAAACTAA
- the infB gene encoding translation initiation factor IF-2, with translation MSNNTVEQFAAELKRPVEDLLKQLQEAGVAKTSGSDSITSEDKQLLLAYLKKSHGSESGTISVGRKKAEVSNIGGVQVETRRRERKIRVPSAEELAAEAKAKAAAEAAARAEEEARQAELKKAAEEAERIAAEKAAAQQAEADKAAKQQEEKAPAAETVDTPKGKNKPVPKAKVQPVPKPVEVISAEEQAAREEEARRAAALRAHQEALLREKQERQARREAVKLQAQQEAKAAKEAKNTEPRSAKPTEKKPLVTAAAATPAAPVRAKKEDRYSQDDKETRPRGGKGKGRDRNANREEERARGGKKGKKQLKLEPNQHAFQAPTEPVVHEVLVPETITVAELAHKMAVKAVEVIKVLMKMGMMVTINQALDQDTALIVVEEMGHIGKAAAADDPEAFLENSEGEAAHEVQHRPPVVTVMGHVDHGKTSLLDYIRRAKVVQGEAGGITQHIGAYHVETPRGVITFLDTPGHEAFTAMRARGAKATDIVILVVAADDGVMPQTIEAIAHSKAAGVPIVVAVNKIDKDTANPERIRQELTAHEVVPDEWGGDVQFVDVSAKKGLNIDALLEAVLLEAEVLELSAPVDAPAKGIIVEARLDKGRGAVATLLVQSGTLRKGDMLLAGTAFGKIRAMMDENGKPIEEAGPSIPVEILGLSDVPNAGEDAMVLADEKKAREIALFRQGKYRDVRLAKQQAAKLENMFNNMGENQTQSLSVIIKADVQGSYEALAGSLKKLSNDEVKVNVLHSGVGGITESDVNLAIASGAFIIGFNVRADGSARKLAENENVEIRYYNIIYDAIDDVKAAMSGMLAPEEKENVIGTVEIRQVISVSKVGNIAGCMVTDGMVKRDSHVRLIRNNVVIHTGELASLKRYKDDVKEVKMGFECGLMLKNYNDIMEGDQLEVFEIVEVARSL, from the coding sequence ATGAGTAACAATACCGTAGAACAATTTGCCGCCGAACTTAAACGCCCGGTTGAAGATTTATTGAAACAGCTTCAAGAAGCTGGAGTAGCTAAAACTTCTGGTAGTGACAGTATTACTTCGGAAGACAAACAGCTTCTGCTTGCTTATTTGAAAAAATCACATGGCAGCGAAAGCGGCACCATTAGTGTGGGACGTAAAAAGGCGGAGGTCAGCAATATCGGCGGCGTACAAGTTGAAACTCGGCGTCGAGAACGCAAGATCCGCGTACCTTCGGCAGAAGAGCTGGCAGCCGAAGCAAAGGCTAAAGCTGCTGCAGAAGCCGCTGCCCGTGCCGAAGAAGAAGCCCGTCAAGCCGAGCTGAAAAAGGCTGCCGAAGAGGCCGAGCGGATTGCGGCAGAAAAAGCCGCCGCCCAACAAGCTGAGGCTGATAAAGCAGCCAAACAGCAAGAGGAAAAAGCTCCTGCGGCAGAAACAGTGGATACACCGAAAGGTAAAAACAAACCTGTTCCGAAAGCAAAAGTACAGCCGGTACCTAAACCGGTGGAGGTGATTAGTGCCGAAGAGCAGGCAGCACGTGAAGAAGAAGCGCGCCGCGCCGCAGCTTTACGTGCCCATCAAGAGGCTTTGCTACGTGAAAAACAAGAGCGTCAAGCACGCCGTGAAGCTGTGAAACTACAAGCCCAACAGGAAGCCAAAGCAGCTAAAGAGGCTAAAAATACCGAGCCTCGCTCTGCCAAGCCGACTGAAAAGAAACCGTTGGTAACTGCTGCGGCTGCCACTCCCGCTGCTCCGGTACGTGCTAAAAAAGAGGATCGTTACAGCCAGGACGATAAAGAGACACGTCCGCGCGGCGGTAAAGGTAAAGGCCGTGACCGCAATGCGAACCGTGAAGAAGAGCGTGCACGTGGCGGTAAAAAAGGTAAAAAACAACTTAAGTTGGAACCGAACCAACACGCTTTCCAAGCACCTACCGAGCCTGTAGTGCATGAGGTATTGGTACCTGAAACCATTACCGTGGCCGAGTTGGCGCACAAAATGGCCGTCAAAGCGGTTGAAGTGATCAAAGTGCTAATGAAAATGGGCATGATGGTAACCATCAACCAGGCATTGGATCAGGATACTGCCTTGATTGTAGTGGAAGAGATGGGGCATATCGGTAAAGCTGCGGCAGCAGATGATCCGGAAGCTTTCTTGGAAAACAGTGAGGGTGAAGCTGCACACGAAGTACAGCACCGCCCGCCCGTTGTAACGGTGATGGGCCACGTTGACCATGGTAAAACTTCGTTGCTCGACTATATCCGCCGTGCCAAAGTGGTACAAGGAGAAGCGGGTGGCATTACCCAACATATCGGTGCTTATCATGTGGAAACCCCTCGTGGTGTTATTACTTTCCTAGATACACCCGGACATGAGGCATTTACCGCCATGCGTGCCCGAGGTGCAAAGGCTACCGATATCGTAATTTTGGTGGTGGCTGCCGATGACGGTGTTATGCCGCAGACCATCGAGGCGATAGCCCACTCTAAAGCAGCGGGTGTACCGATTGTTGTCGCGGTAAATAAAATTGATAAAGATACTGCCAATCCTGAGCGTATCCGCCAAGAGTTGACCGCGCACGAGGTAGTGCCGGACGAATGGGGCGGTGATGTACAGTTTGTCGATGTATCGGCTAAAAAAGGCCTTAATATTGATGCATTGCTTGAGGCGGTATTGCTTGAAGCAGAAGTATTAGAGCTGTCGGCCCCTGTGGATGCGCCGGCTAAAGGTATCATCGTAGAGGCACGCTTGGACAAAGGCCGCGGCGCGGTTGCAACCTTGTTAGTGCAAAGTGGTACATTACGTAAAGGCGATATGCTTCTTGCCGGTACTGCTTTCGGTAAAATCCGCGCGATGATGGATGAAAACGGTAAGCCTATTGAAGAGGCCGGACCATCTATTCCGGTGGAGATTCTCGGTTTGTCGGATGTGCCTAATGCCGGTGAGGATGCCATGGTATTGGCTGATGAGAAAAAAGCACGTGAAATTGCTTTGTTCCGCCAAGGCAAGTACCGTGATGTCCGCTTGGCTAAGCAGCAGGCAGCGAAGTTGGAAAATATGTTCAACAATATGGGCGAGAATCAAACCCAATCGTTGTCAGTTATTATCAAGGCCGATGTACAGGGTTCTTACGAGGCATTGGCCGGTAGCCTGAAAAAACTGTCGAATGATGAAGTAAAAGTAAACGTATTGCACAGCGGCGTAGGCGGTATTACCGAATCCGATGTCAATCTGGCTATTGCCTCCGGTGCATTCATTATCGGCTTTAATGTGCGCGCTGATGGTTCTGCCCGTAAATTGGCTGAAAATGAAAATGTGGAAATCCGTTACTACAATATCATTTACGATGCCATTGATGATGTGAAGGCAGCTATGAGCGGTATGTTGGCGCCGGAAGAGAAAGAGAATGTTATTGGTACGGTAGAAATCCGCCAAGTAATCAGCGTATCTAAAGTCGGCAATATTGCGGGCTGTATGGTAACCGACGGTATGGTGAAACGTGATTCCCACGTACGCTTGATCCGCAATAACGTGGTTATCCATACCGGAGAGTTGGCTTCTTTGAAACGTTATAAAGACGATGTAAAAGAAGTGAAGATGGGCTTCGAGTGCGGCTTAATGCTGAAAAATTACAACGACATTATGGAAGGCGACCAGCTGGAAGTATTTGAAATCGTAGAAGTAGCGCGTTCGTTGTAA
- a CDS encoding carbohydrate kinase family protein encodes MKITGFGEVLWDDFPDGKVLGGAPLNVAVRLRALGADAAIISRRGDDENGEEITRCIREKNVSTEWIQVDDIQATGLVKVMLDDKNSASYDIVYPCAWDRIQIEEAAIERVAESDAFIYGSLAVRDEVSLNTLDRLLKEAKYKIFDVNLRAPHYQTERVLNLMEQSDFIKLNDDELYELAEKLGSPYHSLEQNILFLAGLTNTESICVTLGNHGAVLYRYGEMYHYSGFRVKVADTVGAGDSFLAGLVFQLLKQVPPQEALTFACALGALVAARHGATPDIALQEIESFINPA; translated from the coding sequence ATGAAAATTACCGGTTTCGGCGAAGTGCTTTGGGACGATTTCCCTGATGGCAAGGTATTGGGAGGCGCTCCGCTTAATGTGGCGGTACGGTTGCGCGCACTCGGTGCTGATGCAGCGATTATCAGCCGTCGCGGTGATGATGAAAATGGTGAAGAGATTACTCGTTGCATTCGGGAGAAAAATGTTTCAACCGAGTGGATTCAGGTTGATGATATACAGGCTACCGGTCTGGTAAAGGTGATGCTAGATGACAAAAATTCCGCATCCTATGACATTGTTTACCCTTGTGCCTGGGATCGTATCCAAATTGAAGAAGCGGCTATAGAGCGTGTGGCCGAATCAGATGCTTTTATTTATGGCAGCTTGGCTGTGCGCGATGAAGTTTCCCTAAATACGCTTGATCGTCTGCTTAAAGAGGCTAAATATAAGATTTTTGATGTAAATCTGAGAGCACCGCATTATCAGACGGAACGTGTGTTGAACTTGATGGAACAATCTGATTTTATCAAGCTAAATGATGATGAATTGTATGAATTAGCTGAAAAATTAGGCTCTCCCTATCATAGTTTGGAACAAAATATCCTCTTCTTGGCTGGGCTGACTAATACGGAAAGTATTTGTGTGACTTTAGGTAATCATGGTGCAGTATTATACCGTTATGGTGAAATGTATCATTACAGCGGTTTCCGGGTAAAAGTTGCAGATACTGTAGGTGCTGGGGATAGTTTTTTGGCAGGTTTGGTTTTTCAACTACTCAAGCAGGTACCACCGCAAGAGGCTCTTACTTTCGCCTGCGCATTGGGCGCTTTGGTTGCGGCACGCCATGGCGCAACGCCCGATATCGCTTTGCAAGAAATTGAAAGCTTTATAAATCCTGCCTAA
- a CDS encoding TIGR01244 family sulfur transferase, producing MSIRKLDDNLYIAPQLSEEDIQKATELGIQTVICNRPDGEEENQPSFNTICQWLDTAGIRHHVHQPVTAPAINTEDAAKFDSLRQQHPAPVLAYCRTGTRSTLLWAYTQAEKGKDSNEILEAARSVGVDLSNFSERLNNLSR from the coding sequence ATGAGTATCCGCAAACTTGATGACAATCTTTATATAGCTCCGCAGCTTTCCGAGGAAGATATCCAAAAAGCTACAGAGCTCGGCATCCAAACCGTTATCTGCAACCGTCCCGACGGAGAAGAAGAAAACCAACCCTCCTTCAACACAATTTGCCAATGGCTAGATACTGCCGGCATCCGACATCATGTTCACCAACCGGTTACGGCACCGGCTATTAATACGGAAGACGCAGCGAAATTCGATTCTCTCCGCCAACAGCACCCGGCCCCTGTTTTGGCCTACTGCCGTACCGGTACACGCAGTACTTTATTATGGGCCTACACCCAAGCTGAAAAAGGTAAAGATTCAAACGAAATTCTAGAAGCCGCACGCTCGGTAGGTGTCGACTTAAGTAATTTTAGTGAACGGCTAAACAACCTTTCCCGTTAA
- a CDS encoding M61 family metallopeptidase — translation MLHYHLTANPTAHQWQIRLTVTHCDNTPLQLKLPNWVPGSYLIRDFSRHIIQIEAFCDSKPAKITQITKNHWETEARSGKWQICYTVYAYDLSVRGAYLTSERAFFDGACLFLYSPNYEHLPHQIELCGLPQNWQTATTLPAKGSHVFQAGSYAELIDHPFEIGKLEFLDFEAAGINHRIALSGHYADFDRTRLLNDIQKICTAQLNMFGKPVPFNEYLFLLHLGNNIYGGLEHISSTALLADRKSLPQANTALPNDDYIQLLGLFSHEYFHAWNVKSIKPAAFLPYRLDSENYTEQLWAFEGITSYYDDLFLVRSGVISPEAYLKLLAKNITRVQQGKGRLKQTLAESSFTAWNKYYKQDENSPNAIVSYYQKGALAALCLDLLIRKESNNRYSLDNVMQILYQDWCHTRTGIPEQHWQTRCQEITGLNLQDFFQTALYSTEDLPLETCLASVGIHLQWQALPRSHGGDFIEAQPETILPATDFGARYKQNADNITLTHVFNGGSAESTALCPQDRIIALNGFACTDFDKQWSSLAIGETAKLHYFRHGVLHETLMTVQQADCDTALLNITDRETAYRWLFSNITV, via the coding sequence ATGTTGCACTATCATTTAACTGCCAACCCGACTGCGCACCAATGGCAAATCCGCCTCACCGTTACACATTGCGATAACACTCCTTTACAACTAAAACTACCCAACTGGGTACCTGGCAGCTACCTGATCCGTGATTTTTCGCGCCATATCATTCAGATTGAAGCATTTTGCGATAGCAAACCTGCCAAGATCACCCAAATTACTAAAAATCACTGGGAAACCGAAGCCCGCTCAGGAAAGTGGCAAATTTGCTACACCGTTTACGCCTATGATTTATCTGTCCGCGGTGCTTATCTGACTTCGGAGCGGGCATTTTTTGATGGTGCCTGTCTATTTCTCTACTCACCGAATTACGAACATCTTCCACACCAAATCGAATTATGCGGTTTACCTCAAAACTGGCAAACGGCTACCACTCTGCCGGCTAAAGGCTCCCATGTTTTCCAAGCCGGCTCCTATGCCGAATTAATCGATCATCCTTTTGAAATAGGCAAGCTGGAATTTTTAGATTTCGAGGCAGCCGGTATCAATCACCGAATCGCACTGAGCGGACATTATGCCGACTTTGACCGCACACGATTGCTAAACGACATACAGAAAATCTGTACGGCACAATTGAATATGTTTGGGAAACCCGTTCCCTTTAACGAGTATCTTTTCCTATTGCATTTGGGAAACAACATTTATGGCGGCCTGGAACATATCAGCAGCACCGCCCTACTGGCCGATAGAAAGTCCCTGCCTCAAGCAAATACGGCACTTCCCAATGATGACTACATCCAACTACTCGGATTGTTCAGCCATGAGTATTTTCACGCATGGAATGTCAAATCCATCAAGCCGGCAGCTTTTCTTCCTTACCGACTTGATAGCGAAAACTACACCGAGCAGCTTTGGGCATTCGAAGGTATTACCTCTTACTACGATGATTTGTTTTTAGTGCGCAGCGGCGTTATCAGCCCGGAGGCTTACTTAAAACTTCTAGCTAAAAACATCACACGGGTTCAGCAGGGCAAAGGCCGTCTGAAACAGACCTTGGCAGAATCCAGCTTTACCGCGTGGAATAAGTACTACAAGCAAGACGAAAACAGCCCGAATGCTATTGTCAGCTATTATCAAAAAGGTGCCTTGGCCGCTTTGTGCTTGGACTTGCTCATACGCAAAGAAAGTAACAACCGATACAGTCTTGATAATGTAATGCAAATACTTTACCAAGACTGGTGCCACACACGCACGGGGATTCCTGAACAGCATTGGCAAACCCGCTGCCAAGAAATTACCGGCCTTAACCTACAAGATTTTTTTCAGACGGCCTTATATTCAACTGAAGATCTGCCCTTAGAAACCTGTTTGGCTTCGGTAGGTATCCATCTACAGTGGCAAGCCCTCCCCCGCAGTCATGGAGGCGACTTTATTGAAGCCCAGCCGGAAACAATACTTCCTGCTACTGATTTCGGTGCCCGTTACAAACAAAATGCCGACAACATCACTCTAACCCACGTCTTTAACGGAGGTAGTGCCGAATCCACCGCACTCTGCCCTCAAGACCGTATCATTGCGCTTAACGGGTTTGCCTGTACTGATTTCGACAAACAATGGTCTTCGCTGGCAATTGGCGAGACCGCCAAACTACATTATTTCCGCCACGGCGTTTTACATGAAACATTAATGACTGTGCAGCAAGCCGATTGTGACACCGCTTTGCTGAACATAACTGATCGAGAAACAGCTTACCGCTGGCTTTTCTCAAACATCACCGTATAA
- the ccoN gene encoding cytochrome-c oxidase, cbb3-type subunit I: METQTYNYKVVRQFAIMTVVWGIVGMLVGVIIAAQLFAPSLNLAEVGPWFHFGRLRPLHTNAVIFAFGGCGLFATSYYVVQRTCNVRLFGGNILPAITFWGWQLVIVLAAITLPLGLTQGKEYAELEWPIDILIALVWVTYAVVFFGTIATRKIKHIYVANWFYGAFILAVALLHIVNNLSVPAGLMKSYPIYSGAIDAMVQWWYGHNAVGFFLTAAFLGMMYYFVPKQAGRPVYSYRLSVVHFWALIFTYMWAGPHHLHYTALPDWTQSLGMVLSLILFAPSWGGMINGIMTLSGAWHKLRTDPILKFLVVSLSFYGMSTFEGPMMSIKTVNALSHYTDWTVGHVHSGALGWVGFITIGSIYYLIPRLWGKKEMYSTKLIEAHFWIATIGVVLYIASMWISGVMQGLMWGALNDDGTLTYSFVEAVKGSMPFYMIRFFGGLLYLSGMVLMAYNVYRTVVSGKAVDAEIPAVSQTQHH; encoded by the coding sequence ATGGAAACGCAAACTTATAACTACAAGGTGGTGCGCCAGTTCGCCATCATGACTGTAGTTTGGGGTATCGTGGGCATGCTGGTGGGTGTGATTATTGCAGCCCAGCTGTTTGCTCCTTCCCTAAATTTGGCGGAAGTCGGCCCGTGGTTCCACTTCGGCCGCTTACGTCCGCTGCATACTAATGCGGTTATTTTTGCATTTGGCGGTTGCGGTCTGTTTGCCACATCTTATTATGTTGTGCAGCGCACCTGTAATGTCCGCCTTTTCGGCGGTAATATCCTGCCTGCCATTACATTCTGGGGTTGGCAGCTGGTTATCGTGTTGGCGGCCATTACTTTACCGTTGGGCCTTACGCAAGGTAAAGAGTATGCCGAATTGGAATGGCCGATTGATATTTTGATTGCTTTGGTTTGGGTAACCTATGCAGTTGTATTCTTCGGTACTATTGCAACACGTAAAATCAAACACATTTATGTGGCAAACTGGTTCTATGGCGCGTTTATCTTGGCGGTAGCCTTATTGCATATTGTTAATAACCTGAGCGTTCCGGCCGGTCTGATGAAGTCATATCCGATTTATTCGGGTGCGATTGATGCCATGGTTCAATGGTGGTACGGGCATAATGCGGTAGGTTTCTTCCTGACAGCAGCCTTCTTGGGCATGATGTATTACTTCGTTCCCAAACAAGCTGGGCGCCCGGTTTATTCTTACCGTTTGTCTGTTGTGCACTTCTGGGCTTTGATTTTTACCTACATGTGGGCAGGTCCGCATCATTTGCACTACACCGCATTGCCGGATTGGACTCAATCTTTAGGTATGGTTTTGTCGTTGATTTTGTTCGCACCTTCTTGGGGTGGTATGATCAACGGTATTATGACTCTCTCCGGTGCATGGCATAAATTACGTACCGATCCGATTTTGAAATTCTTGGTAGTATCACTTTCGTTCTACGGTATGTCGACTTTCGAAGGTCCAATGATGTCGATTAAAACCGTTAACGCATTGAGCCACTATACCGACTGGACTGTAGGTCACGTTCATTCCGGCGCTTTGGGATGGGTAGGTTTTATTACTATCGGTTCCATCTATTATCTGATTCCCCGCTTGTGGGGCAAAAAAGAAATGTACAGCACCAAGCTGATTGAAGCGCATTTCTGGATCGCAACTATCGGTGTAGTGTTGTATATCGCCTCTATGTGGATTTCAGGTGTTATGCAAGGCCTGATGTGGGGTGCTTTAAATGATGATGGTACGCTGACTTATTCTTTCGTTGAAGCTGTAAAAGGCAGTATGCCTTTCTATATGATCCGTTTCTTCGGCGGCTTGCTGTATTTGAGCGGTATGGTTCTGATGGCTTATAACGTTTACCGCACTGTAGTAAGCGGAAAAGCCGTAGATGCGGAAATTCCTGCGGTTTCCCAAACACAGCATCATTAA